The proteins below come from a single Panicum hallii strain FIL2 chromosome 7, PHallii_v3.1, whole genome shotgun sequence genomic window:
- the LOC112899940 gene encoding protein NRT1/ PTR FAMILY 8.5-like isoform X1 — MDADLERMSTPLPWEAEASSSGQSLLPLLEAREQQEVGKDSSNLNSRAPNVVLCLVFLEVAAFYGVYLNLVVYLQDVLHGDSASNAAAVSLWAGASYLMPVIGAAIADSYWGKYKTVLVGLSISLAGMVVVTTSATLPSLRPPPCEHGACCAPATLTQRLVFFAGIYLCAVGTGGAKAIIVSFGAEQFDDDDSGKSAAEREWKASYFSWYYGVGNLAVVTSGTLLVWVEEEVSWGIGYGVCAALVAAAVAGLAATAPVYRIVPPVGSPLKGSCQVLVALAHKANVRVPDNAAELYEEVRAKTPLLEPAREQLEHTDQFRFLDKAAVVSGADLEDASPWRLCTVTQVEELKILLRLIPIWLTSAVYFVANSQAQTTFVQQGTMTDSRIAGGAFSVPAASLTSIQTVFVVASIALYTRGVASAARRFLGRAEALTPLQLMGFGHGAVAAAVALAACAEARRLASVRAGAAPMGIAWLLPQYVVMAVSDASLSVGQLEFFYDQAPETMRGASTAFYFLSDSIGNLLSSQLVTLVSSVTAAGGRKGWFPPDMDDGHLDYYFLLLVGITALNFALFVYLAKNYMPKRIR, encoded by the exons ATGGACGCCGACCTCGAGCGGATGAGCACGCCGCTGCCATGGGAGGCCGAG GCATCTAGTTCGGGCCAGAGCTTACTGCCCCTTCTGGAAGCTCGGGAACAACAGGAAGTGGGCAAGGACAGCAGTAATCTCAACTCCAGGGCGCCCAATGTAGTCTTGT GCCTGGTGTTCTTGGAAGTCGCGGCCTTCTACGGGGTCTACCTGAACCTAGTCGTGTACCTCCAGGACGTTCTCCATGGAGACAGTGCTTCCAACGCGGCGGCCGTCAGTCTCTGGGCCGGTGCGAGCTACCTGATGCCCGTGATCGGCGCCGCCATCGCCGACTCTTACTGGGGCAAGTACAAGACCGTGCTCGTCGGCCTCTCCATCTCTCTCGCT GGGATGGTCGTGGTCACGACATCGGCCACGCTGCCGTCGTTGAGGCCTCCGCCGTGCGAGCACGGCGCGTGCTGCGCCCCGGCGACTCTGACCCAGCGGCTGGTGTTCTTCGCGGGCATATACCTGTGCGCCGTCGGGACCGGCGGCGCGAAGGCGATCATAGTCTCGTTCGGGGCGGAGCAgttcgacgacgacgacagcggCAAGAGCGCGGCGGAGCGGGAGTGGAAGGCGTCCTACTTCAGCTGGTACTACGGGGTGGGCAACCTGGCCGTGGTCACCTCGGGGACCCTGCTGGTCTGGGTCGAGGAAGAGGTCAGCTGGGGGATCGGGTACGGCGTCTGCGCAGCgttggtggcggcggccgtcgccggcctCGCCGCGACGGCGCCCGTGTACCGGATCGTGCCGCCGGTGGGCAGCCCACTGAAGGGCTCGTGCCAAGTGCTCGTCGCGCTAGCTCACAAGGCGAACGTGAGGGTACCTGACAATGCTGCTGAGCTGTACGAGGAGGTGCGTGCCAAGACTCCGTTGCTCGAACCAGCGCGCGAGCAGCTGGAGCACACCGACCAGTTCAGGTTCCTGGACAAGGCCGCGGTCGTCTCAGGCGCGGACCTTGAAGACGCCAGCCCGTGGAGGCTGTGCACGGTGACCCAGGTGGAGGAGCTCAAGATTCTGCTCCGGCTGATCCCGATCTGGCTCACGTCGGCCGTGTACTTCGTCGCCAACTCCCAGgcgcagaccaccttcgtgcAGCAGGGCACGATGACGGACTCCAGGATCGCGGGCGGGGCCTTCTCCGTCCCGGCCGCGTCGCTGACGAGCATCCAGACGGTGTTCGTGGTCGCCTCCATCGCGCTCTACACCAGGGGCGTCGCGTCCGCGGCGCGCCGCTTCCTGGGCCGCGCGGAGGCACTCACGCCGCTGCAGCTCATGGGGTTCGGGCACGGCGCGGTGGCCGCCGCGGTGGCCCTCGCCGCGTGCGCGGAGGCGCGCCGGCTGGCGAGCGTCAGGGCCGGTGCCGCGCCCATGGGCATCGCGTGGCTGCTGCCGCAGTACGTGGTGATGGCCGTCTCCGACGCGTCGCTCAGCGTCGGGCAGCTGGAGTTCTTCTACGACCAGGCGCCGGAGACGATGAGGGGCGCGTCGACGGCGTTCTACTTCCTGTCCGACTCGATCGGGAACCTCCTCAGCTCGCAGCTGGTGACGCTGGTGTCGTCGGTGaccgcggcgggcgggcggaagGGGTGGTTCCCGCCGGACATGGACGACGGGCACCTGGATTACTacttcctcctcctcgtcggcaTCACCGCGTTGAACTTTGCCCTTTTTGTTTACCTCGCAAAGAATTACATGCCGAAGAGAATTAGATAG
- the LOC112899706 gene encoding secretory carrier-associated membrane protein 6, translating to MHHDPNPFDEGSADDSPFSNGGGGGSKQQYGFRPTEPVGFGGAGRGDAVVDVPLYNMGESKGKARELSSWESDLKRREADIKRREEALKNAGVPMEEKNWPPFFPIIHHDIANEIPANVQRLQYLAFASWLGIVLCLSWNFIAVIVCWIKEGDSKLFFLATIYALLGIPLSYLIWYRPLYRAMRTNSAFSFGWFFLCYLIHIGFCIIAAIAPPIVFHGKSLTGILAAIDTFSEHIIIGIFYFVGFGLFCLETLLSIAVLQRVYMYFRGNK from the exons ATGCATCACGACCCCAACCCCTTCGACGAGGGCAGCGCCGACGACAGCCCCTTCTCC aatggaggaggtggtggcagCAAGCAGCAGTACGGGTTCCGGCCGACCGAGCCCGTCGGCTTCGGGGGGGCCGGCAGGGGCGACGCCGTCGTCGACGTCCCGCTTTACAACATGGGG GAGTCCAAGGGCAAGGCGAGGGAGCTCTCGTCGTGGGAATCAGATCTGAAGCGGCGAGAGGCG GATATcaagaggagggaggaggcgctGAAGAATG CTGGAGTGCCGATGGAGGAGAAGAACTGGCCGCCATTCTTCCCGATCATCCACCATGATATTGCCAATGAGATACCAGCCAATGTGCAGAGGTTGCAGTATCTTGCATTTGCAAGCTGGCTCG GAATTGTGCTTTGCCTGTCGTGGAATTTCATTGCTGTTATAGTCTGCTGGATCAAGGAGGGAG ATTCAAAGCTGTTTTTCCTTGCAACTATCTATGCTTTGCTTGGAATTCCCCTGTCATATTTGATATGGTACAGGCCCCTCTATCGTGCAATGAG GACTAACAGTGCTTTCAGTTTCGGATGGTTTTTCCTCTGTTACCTG ATACACATTGGTTTTTGCATAATTGCTGCCATTGCTCCACCCATTGTATTTCATGGGAAATCATTAAC CGGTATACTGGCTGCGATTGACACCTTCTCTGAGCATATCATAATTGGG ATCTTCTACTTTGTGGGGTTTGGGCTGTTCTGTTTGGAGACGCTGCTGAGCATTGCAGTTCTTCAG AGAGTGTACATGTATTTCAGAGGGAACAAGTGA
- the LOC112899941 gene encoding protein NRT1/ PTR FAMILY 8.3-like, translating to MDAGDAMERGQRSPRLPESRNPKIEDETLTVPLIQDKKTGSKAPAIVLGFQCLESTAFNGIGTNLVVYLETVLHGTNLASASNVTSWFGTSYLTPVFGAIVADTFWGNYNTILVSLVVYLLGMMLVTFSAFLPTTDLCGVGSSCHPLLGAKNVAFLGLYLVAFGSGGVRAALLPFGAEQYDDDNAVDRERKMSFFSWFYICVDFGMIVSGVFIVWVQQNISWGLGFGIATACVALAFAGFVLATPMYKRSMPTGTPLKSLGQVVVAAFRKVSLRVPADAGLLYEVHDKVDQPKIAHTDEFAFLDKAAVVAGSDLEGVVTDDAAGSWRLCTVTQVEELKILLRLLPIWATSIVLSAAYAQLNTTFVQQGGAMDMRVMSLTIPAASMVSFEVLCVLAWVLIYGSVIVPALRGVSPARGEPSQLQRMGAGRLLMACAMAVAALVETKRLGAAGRGEATSIAWQMPQYFVLAGAEVLCYIAQLEFFYSEAPDAMKSLCTSLALLTVALGSYMSSLIYAAVDALTARGGRPGWIADDLDEGHLDYFFWTMAALCTLNFVVYSAFARNYKVKTVVS from the exons ATGGACGCCGGCGACGCCATGGAGAGAGGCCAGCGCTCGCCGCGGCTGCCGGAG AGCCGGAACCCAAAGATTGAGGACGAAACCCTCACGGTGCCGCTCATTCAGGACAAGAAAACTGGAAGCAAAGCGCCGGCGATAGTTCTAG GATTTCAGTGCTTGGAGAGCACAGCGTTCAACGGCATCGGCACGAACCTGGTGGTGTACCTCGAGACCGTCCTGCACGGCACCAATCTTGCGAGCGCGTCCAATGTCACCTCCTGGTTCGGGACCAGCTACCTGACCCCGGTCTTCGGCGCCATCGTCGCGGACACGTTCTGGGGCAACTACAACACCATCCTCGTCTCCCTCGTCGTCTACCTTCTC ggtatgatgCTGGTCACCTTCTCGGCGTTCCTGCCGACCACCGATCTCTGCGGGGTGGGCTCGTCGTGCCACCCCCTGCTGGGCGCGAAGAACGTCGCCTTCCTCGGCCTCTACCTAGTGGCGTTCGGcagcggcggcgtgcgcgcggcgcTGCTGCCGTTCGGCGCGGAGCAGTACGACGACGACAACGCGGTGGACCGGGAGCGCAAGATGTCCTTCTTCAGCTGGTTCTACATCTGCGTGGACTTCGGCATGATCGTCTCGGGTGTCTTCATCGTGTGGGTCCAGCAGAACATCAGCTGGGGCCTCGGCTTCGGCATCGCCACCGCCTGCGTCGCGCTCGCCTTCGCCGGCTTCGTGCTCGCCACGCCCATGTACAAGCGCAGCATGCCCACCGGCACGCCGCTCAAGAGCCTGGGCCAGGTCGTGGTCGCCGCGTTCAGGAAGGTCAGCCTCCGCGTCCCCGCCGATGCCGGGCTCCTGTACGAGGTCCACGACAAGGTCGACCAGCCCAAGATCGCGCACACCGACGAGTTCGCGTTCCTCGACAAGGCGGCCGTGGTCGCGGGCTCGGACCTGGAGGGGGTGGTGACGGACGACGCCGCGGGGTCGTGGAGGCTGTGCACGGTGACGCAGGTGGAGGAGCTCAAGATCCTGCTGCGGCTGCTCCCGATCTGGGCGACGAGCATCGTGCTGTCGGCGGCGTACGCGCAGCTGAACACGACGTTCGTGCAGCAGGGCGGCGCGATGGACATGCGGGTGATGTCGCTCACCATCCCGGCGGCGTCGATGGTGTCCTTCGAGGTTCTCTGCGTCCTGGCCTGGGTGCTCATCTACGGCTCGGTGATCGTGCCCGCGCTCCGGGGCGTCTCCCCGGCGCGCGGCGAGCCGTCGCAGCTGCAGCGGATGGGCGCGGGGCGGCTGCTGATGGCGTGCGCGATGGCCGTGGCGGCGCTGGTGGAGACGAAGCGGCTGGGCGCCGCGGGGCGCGGCGAGGCCACCAGCATCGCGTGGCAGATGCCGCAGTACTTCGTGCTGGCCGGCGCGGAGGTGCTGTGCTACATCGCGCAGCTGGAGTTCTTCTACAGCGAGGCCCCCGACGCGATGAAGAGCCTGTGCACGTCCCTGGCGCTGCTCACCGTGGCGCTGGGGAGCTACATGAGCTCGCTCATCTACGCCGCCGTGGACGCGCTGACGGCGAGGGGCGGGCGGCCCGGGTGGATCGCCGACGACCTCGACGAGGGCCACCTGGACTACTTCTTCTGGACCATGGCGGCGCTGTGCACGCTCAACTTCGTCGTGTACAGCGCCTTCGCCAGGAACTACAAGGTCAAGACGGTCGTGTCGTGA
- the LOC112900406 gene encoding probable WRKY transcription factor 35: protein MCDYFLQRMEGDQAGGDLTDIVRAGGGAMPGNAEVPSTAAEWQLQGEPMLFPPPPSSSDGCAGGAGADVFGDPFAALGDPFSSDYASGVDFLDAMPDAMAKVGFDTAVGGGSGCGGGGGGGGQLLDMSRKPLLPRGVQMPSVGVLAPRVLPSPLSPRAIRPYPALAGDMVKLGITAGQVAGCAIDAAVVGMQMSSPRAAGGIKRRKNQARKVVCIPAPTAAGGRPTGEVVPSDLWAWRKYGQKPIKGSPYPRGYYRCSSSKGCSARKQVERSRTDPNMLVITYTSEHNHPWPTQRNALAGSTRNHHGKNSGSGSSGSKSSQNERQQQPNVKEEPKDPATTTTTSTITTTTSTSPAAAVKEETLAGSSEALGRAMDAAVGDHSMELMDQVFSESYKPMIPEAGQSDDFFSDLAELESDPMSLIFSKEYMEAKPAASGGDRAQEKAITKDLDPFDMLDWSTTTSSASGSSFEQGKRG from the exons ATGTGCGACTACTTCCTTCAGAGGATGGAGGGAGACCAGGCCGGCGGGGACCTCACCGACATCgtccgcgccggcggcggagccATGCCGGGCAACGCCGAGGTGCCGTCCACGGCCGCCGAGTGGCAGCTCcagggggagccgatgctcttcccgccgccgccgtcgtcatcGGACGGCTGCGCCGGAGGTGCCGGCGCCGACGTCTTCGGCGACCCTTTCGCCGCACTTGGGGACCCGTTCAGCAGCGACTACGCTTCAGGCGTCGACTTCCTGGACGCCATGCCCGACGCGATGGCCAAGGTCGGCTTCGACACGGCtgtcggcggcggcagcggctgcggaggagggggaggcggcggaggccaaCTGCTCGACATGAGCCGGAAGCCTCTCTTGCCGCGGGGGGTGCAGATGCCGTCGGTTGGCGTGCTGGCGCCGAGGGTGCTGCCATCGCCGCTGTCGCCGAGGGCGATACGGCCGTACCCGGCGTTAGCCGGTGACATGGTCAAGCTCGGGATCACGGCCGGGCAGGTGGCCGGGTGCGCCATCGACGCCGCCGTCGTCGGCATGCAGATGTCGTCGCCTCGCGCCGCGGGCGGGATCAAGCGCAG GAAGAACCAAGCAAGGAAGGTGGTGTGCATTCCGGCGCCGACAGCGGCAGGGGGAAGACCCACCGGGGAGGTGGTTCCTTCTGATCTCTGGGCTTGGAGGAAGTACGGCCAGAAGCCTATCAAGGGTTCTCCCTATCCAAG GGGGTACTACAGATGCAGCAGCTCAAAAGGATGCTCAGCACGGAAGCAAGTGGAGCGCAGTCGGACGGACCCCAACATGCTGGTCATCACCTACACCTCTGAGCACAACCATCCATGGCCGACTCAGCGCAACGCGCTGGCCGGGTCAACGCGGAACCACCACGGCAAGaacagcggcagcggcagctcaGGTTCCAAGAGCTCACAGAACGAGAGGCAACAGCAGCCGAACGTCAAGGAGGAGCCCAAGGATCCGGCCACGACGACGACCACTAGCACGATCACCACCACGACTAGTACTTCTCCGGCAGCGGCTGTGAAAGAGGAGACGCTGGCAGGATCGTCAGAAGCGCTGGGGCGAGCCATGGATGCAGCAGTAGGAGACCACAGTATGGAACTCATGGACCAAGTGTTCAGTGAGAGCTACAAGCCGATGATACCGGAGGCCGGCCAGTCGGACGACTTCTTCTCCGACCTGGCGGAGTTGGAGTCGGATCCCATGAGCCTAATCTTCTCCAAGGAGTACATGGAAGCAAAgccggcggcgagcggtggTGATCGTGCCCAGGAGAAAGCAATAACCAAGGACTTGGATCCATTCGACATGCTGGATTGGTCCACTACTACTTCTTCGGCATCAGGGAGCTCATTTGAGCAAGGAAAGAGAGGTTGA
- the LOC112899940 gene encoding protein NRT1/ PTR FAMILY 8.5-like isoform X2, giving the protein MPVIGAAIADSYWGKYKTVLVGLSISLAGMVVVTTSATLPSLRPPPCEHGACCAPATLTQRLVFFAGIYLCAVGTGGAKAIIVSFGAEQFDDDDSGKSAAEREWKASYFSWYYGVGNLAVVTSGTLLVWVEEEVSWGIGYGVCAALVAAAVAGLAATAPVYRIVPPVGSPLKGSCQVLVALAHKANVRVPDNAAELYEEVRAKTPLLEPAREQLEHTDQFRFLDKAAVVSGADLEDASPWRLCTVTQVEELKILLRLIPIWLTSAVYFVANSQAQTTFVQQGTMTDSRIAGGAFSVPAASLTSIQTVFVVASIALYTRGVASAARRFLGRAEALTPLQLMGFGHGAVAAAVALAACAEARRLASVRAGAAPMGIAWLLPQYVVMAVSDASLSVGQLEFFYDQAPETMRGASTAFYFLSDSIGNLLSSQLVTLVSSVTAAGGRKGWFPPDMDDGHLDYYFLLLVGITALNFALFVYLAKNYMPKRIR; this is encoded by the exons ATGCCCGTGATCGGCGCCGCCATCGCCGACTCTTACTGGGGCAAGTACAAGACCGTGCTCGTCGGCCTCTCCATCTCTCTCGCT GGGATGGTCGTGGTCACGACATCGGCCACGCTGCCGTCGTTGAGGCCTCCGCCGTGCGAGCACGGCGCGTGCTGCGCCCCGGCGACTCTGACCCAGCGGCTGGTGTTCTTCGCGGGCATATACCTGTGCGCCGTCGGGACCGGCGGCGCGAAGGCGATCATAGTCTCGTTCGGGGCGGAGCAgttcgacgacgacgacagcggCAAGAGCGCGGCGGAGCGGGAGTGGAAGGCGTCCTACTTCAGCTGGTACTACGGGGTGGGCAACCTGGCCGTGGTCACCTCGGGGACCCTGCTGGTCTGGGTCGAGGAAGAGGTCAGCTGGGGGATCGGGTACGGCGTCTGCGCAGCgttggtggcggcggccgtcgccggcctCGCCGCGACGGCGCCCGTGTACCGGATCGTGCCGCCGGTGGGCAGCCCACTGAAGGGCTCGTGCCAAGTGCTCGTCGCGCTAGCTCACAAGGCGAACGTGAGGGTACCTGACAATGCTGCTGAGCTGTACGAGGAGGTGCGTGCCAAGACTCCGTTGCTCGAACCAGCGCGCGAGCAGCTGGAGCACACCGACCAGTTCAGGTTCCTGGACAAGGCCGCGGTCGTCTCAGGCGCGGACCTTGAAGACGCCAGCCCGTGGAGGCTGTGCACGGTGACCCAGGTGGAGGAGCTCAAGATTCTGCTCCGGCTGATCCCGATCTGGCTCACGTCGGCCGTGTACTTCGTCGCCAACTCCCAGgcgcagaccaccttcgtgcAGCAGGGCACGATGACGGACTCCAGGATCGCGGGCGGGGCCTTCTCCGTCCCGGCCGCGTCGCTGACGAGCATCCAGACGGTGTTCGTGGTCGCCTCCATCGCGCTCTACACCAGGGGCGTCGCGTCCGCGGCGCGCCGCTTCCTGGGCCGCGCGGAGGCACTCACGCCGCTGCAGCTCATGGGGTTCGGGCACGGCGCGGTGGCCGCCGCGGTGGCCCTCGCCGCGTGCGCGGAGGCGCGCCGGCTGGCGAGCGTCAGGGCCGGTGCCGCGCCCATGGGCATCGCGTGGCTGCTGCCGCAGTACGTGGTGATGGCCGTCTCCGACGCGTCGCTCAGCGTCGGGCAGCTGGAGTTCTTCTACGACCAGGCGCCGGAGACGATGAGGGGCGCGTCGACGGCGTTCTACTTCCTGTCCGACTCGATCGGGAACCTCCTCAGCTCGCAGCTGGTGACGCTGGTGTCGTCGGTGaccgcggcgggcgggcggaagGGGTGGTTCCCGCCGGACATGGACGACGGGCACCTGGATTACTacttcctcctcctcgtcggcaTCACCGCGTTGAACTTTGCCCTTTTTGTTTACCTCGCAAAGAATTACATGCCGAAGAGAATTAGATAG
- the LOC112899705 gene encoding phosphoribulokinase, chloroplastic-like, with amino-acid sequence MAAFAAHTSATSSHYSPPGTAILLRSRRRAFATRVSCSAAAAAGNKTVVIGVAADSGCGKSTFMRRLTSVLGGGAEPPRGGNPESNTLVGDTATVVCLDDYHSLDRAARKARGLTALDPRANDFDLMYEQVRAIKDGRAVDKPVYNHVTGLLDPPERVAPPRILLLEGLHPMYDERVRGLLDFSIYLDISDEVKFAWKIQRDLAERGHSLESIKAIIEARKPDFDAYIDPQKQYADAVIEVLPTQLIPGDDDGKVPRVRLIMKEGVKHFAPVYLFDEGSTISWIPCGRKLSCSYPGIKFAYGFGAYFGHEVSVLEMDGRFDKLDELIYVETHLSNLSTKFYGEVAQQMLTHADLPGSNNGTGLFQTIVGLKIRELCEQIVAERDAMTADAVKV; translated from the exons ATGGCTGCCTTCGCGGCGCACACGAGCGCCACCAGCTCGCACTACTCGCCGCCGGGCACGGCCATCCTGCTCCGGAGCAGGAGGCGGGCCTTCGCCACCCGCGTGTcgtgctcggcggcggcggcggccggcaatAAGACGGTGGTGATCGGGGTGGCGGCCGACTCCGGGTGCGGGAAGAGCACGTTCATGCGTCGGCTGACGAGCGTgctcggcggcggggcggagccgCCGAGGGGCGGGAACCCGGAGTCCAACACGCTCGTCGGCGACACCGCCACGGTGGTCTGCCTGGACGACTACCACTCGCTGGACCGCGCGGCGCGCAAGGCGCGGGGCCTGACGGCGCTGGACCCGCGGGCCAACGACTTCGACCTCATGTACGAGCAGGTGAGGGCCATCAAGGACGGCCGCGCCGTCGACAAGCCCGTCTACAACCACGTCACCGGCCTCCTCGACCCGCCCGAGCGCGTCGCGCCGCCCAGGATCCTCCTCCTCGAGGGCCTGCACCCGAT GTACGATGAGCGCGTCAGGGGCCTGCTGGACTTCAGCATCTACCTGGACATCAGCGACGAAGTGAAGTTTGCATGGAAAATTCAG AGAGACTTGGCAGAGCGCGGGCACAGCCTAGAGAGCATCAAGGCCATCATCGAGGCAAGGAAGCCCGACTTCGATGCCTACATTG ACCCGCAGAAGCAGTACGCGGACGCCGTGATCGAGGTCCTGCCGACGCAGCTGATCCCGGGCGACGACGACGGCAAGGTGCCGCGCGTGAGGCTGATCATGAAGGAAGGCGTGAAGCACTTCGCCCCGGTGTACCTCTTCGACGAAGGGTCCACCATCAGCTGGATCCCCTGCGGCCGGAAGCTCTCCTGCTCCTACCCCGGCATCAAGTTCGCCTACGGCTTCGGCGCCTACTTCGGCCACGAG GTGTCGGTGCTGGAGATGGACGGGCGGTTCGACAAGCTGGACGAGCTCATCTACGTGGAGACCCACCTCAGCAACCTGTCCACCAAGTTCTACGGGGAGGTGGCGCAGCAGATGCTCACGCACGCCGACCTCCCGGGCAGCAACAACGGCACGGGTCTCTTCCAGACCATCGTTGGGCTCAAGATCAGGGAACTCTGCGAGCAGATCGTCGCCGAGAGGGACGCCATGACGGCCGACGCCGTCAAGGTCTGA